CTGAGATGATCACCTGGGAATGAGGTTCTCAATGATATACTATCTGTGTTTATGATAAAGAGgacaataataaaatatactATCATATTATGCATTATCATATCATAGCCATATACTTATGTCAACTTAAGTTTTTTAATAAAGTCAATCTTACAAAGACATCCAATACAGAAGGAAGGTCACATATACCAACAACATATTAACCTACAGTACAAGGATTCCTGATGAATTATCCAAATTATGCTCATGATTTGAAGTCAAACCTGCAGTGGTCAGCGATGAAATGATGGCAAGATATGACTTAtgcagatgcagacacacagggcATGGGTTTCGAAGCTGATAACATCAATGCAAATATCAAAGAGAAAAGTAATACGAACAAATTCCAAATAGTGTAAGTGCTCTACTACAAACCACAGTTCTAGCCCtgacacatttattttcaacaCCTTTTTAGGACTATAGCACGGTCTAGGTGTTGCTGTAGGAGATGTAGCGATGTCTTCATTCCAATTCAATAGCACTCACTTGAAGAGGGGTCTCCTCACGTTTGGGCTTCTTCGGTCCCTTCTTCTTGGGTTCATCCCTTGAGGACGCAAATATATCAAGAACAATCACTATTGTTCTCCTCGACACACATACGTCCTCATGAAAACAATAGGGTTTCATCTTCACTGTTTTAGGGAAATAGGAACCACGTTGTAAAGTAATGTCTTACTTTGACTTGACCATCAAGACAACCACTACGATGACGACGATGGCTCCGAGGATGCCAAATGAAATCCCGCAAATGAGAGCTAATGTATATGAAAAAAACAGGCATTCTCATATCAGAAACCAAGTTCACACATGATAAAACACCGTTCTGGAGACTCAAAAAGAGAGGATACCGAAATTTATCTACAAGGGCCTACATATTGTAGACCGTGCCACAAGTAAGGGTTATCGAATAGTCTAGTTATGGAATAACTGTCAAActgttcaaaataaaaaaagaggcCGATGATTTAAAGGTACAACAACGACGTGGTTTGTAACCATTTGAATGATCCTCCTGAATACATCTGCAATCGTATTTGCCTCTGTATGTCCAACAAAAATATGATTCAGGTTTGATATAATcaatttttgtttgtttgtggcttACTGCAACGCGACATTGTACAGCAGTTTGGTAAAAAACTGGTCAAATGTGATCTATAAATAAATGTGATCTGAAttgaaaaataatgaattgtcttcaacaatacagtacagtatatGAGTACAACCATAGGATGCGGGGCAAGCATTGATGATCTGACTTGTCTATACTTACCAACGGGGGTGTCTGATtcagcctcctcctcaccttcaccctCATCTTGGAGATAAGATATTAAACTATTACGGCTGGTCAACCACCAATACGTAGTGTAACACACATAAAGATAGCAATGTGTATGTAATACAATATAATGCAATATGCATCCTCACCATGAACACCATCACAGGTTACATTGCACATTTGCTGGCTCAGGAAACGGTTGCCATTTCCAAGGCATCCCTTCCACAAGAACGGTTTGCATTTGTCATGAATAGAATCATAGAAGAAGCGCAAAGAGAAGCTCGTACATACGCTCCCCTTGACTAAGGGAAAGTGGCAGGCTTCTCTTTCTgtgaagtaaaataaaatacacatttaaATGATGCGACTACTCTAACTACTGCTCCAAACGGCATCACAGCAAAGGACATCTTCAGTATTTTGACAGTGTCACATAATGGCCGTGTAGATACACAGTGTGTCATTGACAAGTGACTCATCAGCCTAACGAGTCACACCTCCACCTGAAATGAGCTGAGACCATTAACCTCTGCTCCACATCACCCTGCCATCCAAAGACCATTCAGTGATTGATACGCAGGCCTCCTAGGTTGCCCAGATTAACTGCTGGACTGTGACTCTTTTCAGTCCGTCTTTAAAATCTTTCCAACCTTTTGGTTGGTCTGTTGGTGGTTGtgggggtcggcttagctcaggaggtagagcagttgtcttgtagcCGTTAGGTtactagttcgatccccagctcctcctagcgttgatgttgagtgttgatgtgttgatgtgtccctgagcaagacacttaaccccaactgctcctgaaaagctggctgtcgccttccATGGTTAACTcagccgtcggtgtgtcaatgtgtattaacccatgtaagtcgctttggataaaagcgtctgctaaatgccctaattgtaattgatgGTCAATTGTCCTTTCTTACCATCCTCAGGGTATCTCTGCTCCGCAATGGTGGAACAGTTTCTCACACAATCTCTCTCGTTGGTGAAGCGGTTCTGGTTCCCGCCTTGGCCTTTGTACATGAAAGGGTAGCAGTTGTCATCGCTGGCATCGTAGAAGATTAACGTCTCCCGTTCGGAGCCTGTGCCTGTATCCGAAGGCAGTTTACAAAACTctgtggaaataaataaatgcatttttctttggtctgtattttaaattgtagatctaaatgttctcaatatttattttaaatgaaaaaGCTTTTGTTAGTGCGCTTTCAAACATTGGCTGTAGTGCGATATGGCTTCGATGCATAGGTAATATTTAACCCGGTTGGAGGTCCACTCCTATTTATGACTGCAGTAAAATATGTCATTTACGATGTCTTTGCTCACCCACTCTTTATAGATTTAACCGTTGGCTCAGAGTTTCAAACTCTTCCTCTAACAGTGAAGGCTTACAAACTTAACATCAACTTGAATATTTCAATAAAACTAACAATAAAGCCACATTTTTACCATCCAATGCAACttcttggtgttttttttttttttatgtgccaTTAGCTACATTTAGTGTTGAAATAAGTGAGTCTTGCATTGAGTTCACCTTCTCAGAACAATAACACTCAGAAAGCAGTTTCTGTTTTAAGATGGCAGTTATTATGGAATACGTTCTACATGATCACGGGTACAATTCTTTTTTCAAAGCAGACGACGATCTTTAGTCGAATCTCCATTGCTTAATTGGCTTCAGAATTTCATACAGGAGATTGTAGTAAACGCTGTACTTTTAAATCCTTCCTAATAATTGAATTCGTTTTTTTCTGCGAATTCATTCAtctaattaattattgaactgTCAAAATGCATAAAGTATCCACAAAGtatgcttttttttaaattaggaATTTATTGGCTACATAAGGTTTTTCCTTTTAGACGCAAATACAGATTGAACAGGAGTTGACTAAAGGAGTTGTAAAGGGTCTACCTGGAATGTATGAATGGCTGGTGTGGAATGCTGCTAAAAGGATTCCACACAGTAGAAGAAGCTCCAtcttgctgctgctctgggctcgCCTCGCAGAATGAAATGGAGTGCTGGAGAACTATGGCAGTTGGATTTCAGTTATTGACCTTTGGACGTTTAGCTTCCTATATTTTACAGCTTTGGGACAAGCCTATTTCAAGCAAAGTTCATTCTTGTGCATCACCAAATCAAAAAGTGGCCGGATATATAGGCCAACATATATGTTTTCGTTTTGTATAATTAAGCACAGAAAATAAAGCGTGAAATTGTACAGCAGTTTTGTAAACACTGGTCAAATGTGATCTATAAATAGATCTGAATTGAAATATATGAATTGTCTGCTACTATACAATACAGTATATGAGTACAACCATAGGATGCGGGGCAAGCATTGATGATCTGACTTTTTTCTATACTTACCAATGCGGGTGTCTGATtcagcctcctcctcaccttcgCCCTCATCTTGGAGATAAGATATGAAACTATTACGGTTGCTCAACCACCAATAGGTATGAG
This genomic stretch from Gadus chalcogrammus isolate NIFS_2021 chromosome 9, NIFS_Gcha_1.0, whole genome shotgun sequence harbors:
- the si:dkeyp-73b11.8 gene encoding BPTI/Kunitz domain-containing protein encodes the protein MRAKVRRRLNQTPALFSSTPFHSARRAQSSSKMELLLLCGILLAAFHTSHSYIPEFCKLPSDTGTGSERETLIFYDASDDNCYPFMYKGQGGNQNRFTNERDCVRNCSTIAEQRYPEDEREACHFPLVKGSVCTSFSLRFFYDSIHDKCKPFLWKGCLGNGNRFLSQQMCNVTCDGVHDEGEGEEEAESDTPVALICGISFGILGAIVVIVVVVLMVKSKDEPKKKGPKKPKREETPLQVSAIELE